GTTTTTGACAACCTTGACATGGAAAGTAAATTTGGTCAAATGGAGCAAGGTGCACAAGAATAAAATGTGTGGAAGACTAGGGATCAATAACTCAAGCTCTTTTAAATTAACTCTCTAAGGGCTTGATTGGTTTACTAGATGGGAGAGGAGGTGAAGGGACTGGAGGAGAAGAGAGAAAGGGAAACTAAAGacatatttagtaaaaaaagagagaaagaaaaaaagattttcTTTAATGATTTTGTGTTGCGTTCAAGagaaagaaattttaaataagttattacttatgatgaaaataatgatatttaatttaactctaGGGTGTTTTTGGTATTTTTTGTTGTTCTTGtagtataattttaaataatacaaatacaCGAGACTCTCATttacatttgaattttgttttttttgcttttaataaaaaaattctaggATGAAggataatattttattctaaggtaaaaaaaaattaatccgattaatatttattaataaatttacatttatttttatctgatcgtattaacaaaatttaaacttgCAACATATGAGttcaatgtatattttttatcacGGGACAAAACAATTgaagttttgaattttgtttgtaaTAATACAAATCAGtacacatataataatatagaaGAACACTACAAAAGACTCGTATAATATggataataaataacaaatttttagggttttttgTCTTTCTACAATGAAAGAGACgatttaaggtttttttttttgtttgaagtcacttttttttttctatctttaCTTAAATAAGTGGTATGGTCCTTAAAAATCTCTAGTTTTTTCTTTCCAGTTTTATTTGTGGTTTCGTCATCCAAGTGTGATGTTTTTTGTTCTTCTTCGTAGTGTGTTGTTTTGATTCATCATCTCGTTACAGAGTTCATttgattcaaattaaaaaatcaactttaactAGTTTGTAGATCTAATCAATAATTTTGATCTCTTCAATATTGTAACTCTAGAGACATTGGTATTtcatacattttaattttatcatatatggAGGTTTTGCTACATTTGTAAACGTTTTGCACTTATATGCTTCTAACTTGAATGCTATGGATTTGTTGGTATATTCATCTTTTTTAGTTTAGCAATTTGAATTGAATTGTTCTCGATCAATGTAATTCttatcaatttgaataaatgaattaatatcAGTTTctgtcaaaaacaaaattaatgaactccatattatgaaaatatataatattaaatatttatttttttcgtctcaaaatattagtaaaaatttgtaaaaaatacgatattttggtattttttaaagtatgatattttttaaaaataaatgtaaataaaagGGACATTAAAAAGatgaattttagtaattaaacattaaaataaaaaagttcttATTGAGTTAATCAATTTCAccattttttataacattttaaaactctttaatattttattaaataatttcaaatgaatatataatatactttttaaaaaataaatatcaataatatattatataactacgaattatagatttaatataaatttttttgtacttaatcattaatatattataataatcaataattaaattaataaaatttatcttttatattattattaagtgAGGTATTTTATGTGAAACTTACTTCTAAAGTCAACGGAAACTCTccactttatatatatatatatatatatatatatatttaaattttgaccattcaaatatatttatatatatctatataatcaatattaaaacaaaaactcatataatttttaataatcatattttatttaaataacttttaattataatcattaatataaaattatacatgaatatttaattatcttcACATtcgttatatatataatttagagAAGACTATGAAACTAAAAAACATTAGGAGaactcaaatttaaaacatattaattcGTGCCTATCTTTTATGACTACGATAAATCTTTGGAGTTtcatcatataattttttacatacGAAATCATTGGcattgtttaattaatttttggcaAGAGTCAAATATAATGTACGAATATATAGAAGCAACTTTTATTTAAGATTATAAATACAtcctatttatataaatttgaataaataaaaaaaatgaatgatagAGTGTGTTGGTGTTGGTATTGTTGTAATATATAATGAAACATGATCCATAAAACGTAGGTGGTATGCTTTCATCCCATTAAAAGTTGAAGATAAGGATTCAGCATTCCATTTCCCCACacattaattcatttaattattaaatataaaacgtGATTTTTGGTCACTCTCTACGCCACGTCAGCAGATACGTCTTCAATCTAGTTTTTCTTCGCTATTTCTCCGCCGGCGAACGTtatcctctctctctctctctgtaaCGGTAAACTACAGAACAAGGGTAGCGTCAAACACGTTCCTcttattctctttcttttttgttttatttgcgATTCCATCCAACCAATAATAATGGATGTTATGCTGGGTCCCGCTTTTTCCATCGACGTTCCCTCGTCACCACCCTACGCCGGTAACGTCTTTTTCGACGGCGATTCATCGGGGAGTTCGTCTTCGATCGGAACACCGGATGACAGCGACATCGAAAACGACAACGTTTCGCCGAAGAGAAATCGGGAAGAAGACGATGAAGATGAAGTTCAGAGCAAATTTAAGGGTTTGAACTCGCTTGATTCTTTAGAAGATTCTCTTCCCATAAAGTTAGTTCCTCTTTTTTACCCTTTTTATTTCTTGATTCATTCATTTGCCTTATTTATCTGTTTTTAATTTGCTTTGCTTTGTTTTTCGTCTTTCAATCTGAAAATTTGTCATTTTTAGTTATTCTTTTTATGAGTTCCAAAAAATCACAGTGTTACTATAATTTTGTGtattcaattttcttttgttaattGTTACTTTCATGTGTGTGTTGGTTTGTTTTTCTTCTCCAATCTAAGAAGTTGATTTTTatgtattcatttttttttcaattgggtttttattttgtgtatgtattttgctttgttttttctctttcatttcAATCTTTGGTTTGATGTTTGattattagatttttatttaattttctcaaattatttttgagTGATTGTGAATTTTCTGATAAGGGTAAGTGATTTTTCTTAATAAGCGAAGCAGGAAGGGATTATCAAATCATTTTATTGGAAAATCAAAGTCATTCTCGGATCTATCTCAAGTGACAAATGTGAAGGAACTAAAGAAGCAAGAGAATCCATTCAACAAGAGGAGAAGAGTTTTGATTGCATCTAAGTTATCAAGAAAATCTTCATTTTATTCATGTTTCAATCCAAAATCAATGCCCCTTTTGCCTGTGGATGAGCATGACGACGACGATGACGAAGAAGATTACGAAAATGAAGGAGAATATAATAAAGAAGACACAACAAAAGGGTcaccttcatcttcatcttcttctataGAGGAAAAGAAGAATCCACAAGAAGTGATGATGAGACAATTCAACAACAATAGAATGCCTCATTCTTATGCTAATCATATGAGGCTTAGATTAGGGAGTTTCAAGTCTAGGAGTTTTTCTCTTGCAGATCTACAAGAACATGATGAGGTTGAGGAGGAAGAAGTTATTGATCACGATGAAGACAATGATGAACAACATTTGGATTAAAAAGTACAAGTGTTTGTATGTAACTAGTAATGAActcttaatttcattttttgtatagctttaattattattttttagtttttgttggTATTATAGAGGGAACTTTTACTTATTAAAGATATAAAGTAAGATCAGTGCTGGTTGGGATGGTGTAGTGGAACATGATAATAGTCTCCACATGTTGAACAATTTATTGGATGAGATCTTGCTCTTCTAAAAtgaaaaacttattttagattataaaGTGCTGATTTATATAAAccattgttaaaaaaattaatagtctATATAAGCATATAGTTAACACTTAATAATATCCCAAAACTGCATGCGTTCCAATGAACCTCTGTAGTGAGCTATAAGTTGAATTTTAATCAGAAGAGATGTCTATGTTTAGTGTTCAATTTGTACTTGAATATAAAAAGTTGAATAATAGCATTCTTAATGTTGCTTAAAATCTTATCTTATCTTATTGGCCTTTATGTTGGAAATTAGAAGATTAGAGAAGGGAATTTGATTAAAGTGTGTTAGGTGAGAATAATGAAAACTTCATATGGTTATATGCAGTGACATGAGGGAGCACGGCTACCTCATTTAGCAGCAAGATAAGATATGGATATTGGAATTATTCACAAgacaaaaaaatagaaagag
The genomic region above belongs to Cicer arietinum cultivar CDC Frontier isolate Library 1 chromosome 4, Cicar.CDCFrontier_v2.0, whole genome shotgun sequence and contains:
- the LOC101510476 gene encoding uncharacterized protein isoform X1, with the protein product MDVMLGPAFSIDVPSSPPYAGNVFFDGDSSGSSSSIGTPDDSDIENDNVSPKRNREEDDEDEVQSKFKGLNSLDSLEDSLPINRKGLSNHFIGKSKSFSDLSQVTNVKELKKQENPFNKRRRVLIASKLSRKSSFYSCFNPKSMPLLPVDEHDDDDDEEDYENEGEYNKEDTTKGSPSSSSSSIEEKKNPQEVMMRQFNNNRMPHSYANHMRLRLGSFKSRSFSLADLQEHDEVEEEEVIDHDEDNDEQHLD
- the LOC101510476 gene encoding uncharacterized protein isoform X2, whose protein sequence is MDVMLGPAFSIDVPSSPPYAGNVFFDGDSSGSSSSIGTPDDSDIENDNVSPKRNREEDDEDEVQSKFKGLNSLDSLEDSLPIKKGLSNHFIGKSKSFSDLSQVTNVKELKKQENPFNKRRRVLIASKLSRKSSFYSCFNPKSMPLLPVDEHDDDDDEEDYENEGEYNKEDTTKGSPSSSSSSIEEKKNPQEVMMRQFNNNRMPHSYANHMRLRLGSFKSRSFSLADLQEHDEVEEEEVIDHDEDNDEQHLD